The nucleotide window AGTTGTGGATGCCCCGGATTTGAACCTGAATGTGAGCCGTGAGATTCTTCAGGAAGACCGCCTGGTTCGAAACATCCGCAAAAACCTTGTGAAACAGATTTTTTCCGTTCTGGAAGGCATGGAAAAAGAAAAATATGAAGAATTTTATGTTGAGTTTGGCCAGGCCCTGAAAGCCGGTATTCCCACGGATTTTCAAAACAAGGAAAAACTGGCATCTCTTTTACGATACAAAACCACCAAGTCGGACGGCAAATATATCACCCTAGATGAATATATTGAAAATATGCAGGAAGACCAGAAAGAAATTTATTATCTGACCGGTGAAAGCCTGACATCACTTATGAATTCTCCTTTGCTAGAATCCTTGAAAGCAAAGGATTATGAAGTCATCTTAATGGTTGACCCAATTGATGAATGGGTCACTCAGTCCCTGCCCGAGTACAAGGAGAAAAAACTCAAGAGTGCGGAAAAAGGGGATCTTGATCTGGATAAAGTTGATGATGAAAAGAAAAACGAATACTCAGCCCTTTTGTCTTTTCTCAAAGGAAAGCTTGAAGCAAAGGTCAAGGATGTTGTGGTTTCCAACCGGCTTAAAGATTCGGTTTCCTGCCTGTCCGGCGATGACTGGGGCATGAGCGCATACATGGAAAAAATCATGAAAGCCTCGGGCCAGAAAACTCCTGACCAGAAACGGGTGATGGAAGTCAATGTGAATCATCCGGTCATGGGCAAGATGAAAGAAATTTTTGAGACCGACACCACCAACCCGGTATTAAAAGACTATAGTGATCTTCTGTTTGATATTGCCGTTATCAGCGAAGGCGGCAAGCTGGACAATCCTGCAAGATTCTCCAAACAACTCGGAGACCTGATGGCCAAATCAATATGATTGTTTTCCTTGAAAATCTTGGATGCTCAAGGAACCAGGTTGACAGTGAAATAATGCTGGGAAAACTTGTGGCGGCGGGTCACAGTGTAACTGATGACCCGTCCTGCGCCCGGGTGATCATTGTCAACACCTGTGGATTTATATCAACAGCCTCTCAAGAGGCTGTTGATGTTCTTCTGGAAATGGCAACATTCAAGCAAACGGGAAAGTGTGAGCGGCTAATTGCAACCGGATGCCTTGCCCAGCGGTATAAGGATGACAAAGATCTGTTGTCCACCCTGCCTGAAGTGGATGCGTTTATAGGGACTGCCGCGTGTGACCAAATTGTGGATGTGGTTGAAAACAAACAAACAAAGCCTTTGACCCTTTTTCCAGATCCAAGCACAAGAGCGTTCCAGGACAGTTTTGAACCAAGAGAACTGATCACCAAAGATTATGCCTATATCAAGGTCTCAGAAGGGTGCAACCGGACGTGTACCTATTGTATTATCCCCAAGCTTCGCGGTATCCAGCGCTCAAGGCCATTGGATGATATCTGTAAAGAAGCCAGGGATCTTGTTTTAAGAGGCGTTAAAGAAATTATCCTGACCGCTGAAAACACAACGGATTACGGTCGGGACCTTGAGGATGATACAGGGTTTGAACAGGTTCTCAGGGCTTTGGCCAGCACTGTTGAAAAAGACCATGCCTGGATACGGTTTTTGTATACCCATCCTGAAACAATTACACAACCCATTATACAGGCGGTAAAACAGCATAAAAACATCTGTTCTTATTATGATGTTCCAGTCCAGCATGCCTCGTCAGGCATATTGAAAAAAATGGGACGCCCCTATACGCGTGAAGATCTGTATGCCCTGTTTAAAACCATCCGGGCAATTGATCCTGATGCTGCCTTAAGAACCACTATTATCGTGGGGTTTCCGGGTGAAACACAAGAGGATTTTGAGACGCTGATGACGTTTATCAAGGATATCCGGTTTGATCACTTGGGTGTGTTCACCTATTCTGATTCCCAGGACTTAAAGTCTCATCTGTTAAAAAATCATGTTTGTGCTGAAATTGCAAAAAAAAGACATGACCTGATCATGGCGGAACAGGCCAAAATTTCAGAATCAGTGAATGAACGCTATGTGGGCAAGACCTTTGAAGTTCTTGTGGAAGAAAGCCCGGAACAAGGCGTTTACATTGGCAGGACAATGTTCCAGGCCCCGGAGGTTGACGGAATGACATTTATTTATGCAGACAAGCTTGAAATCGGCACCTTTGTTAAGGTAAGAATTACAGATGCTTTTGAATATGATATTGCCGGGGAGATTGCATGACAAAAGGGATAAAGCAAAGACTTGTTGAAATGGTGGCGACTGATCTTGAAAAAATTGAAATCGCGCTTGAACATCATTTGAATCCAAACCTGGAACTGGTAAGACAGATTGCATCCCA belongs to Desulfobacula toluolica Tol2 and includes:
- the rimO gene encoding 30S ribosomal protein S12 methylthiotransferase RimO, with the translated sequence MIVFLENLGCSRNQVDSEIMLGKLVAAGHSVTDDPSCARVIIVNTCGFISTASQEAVDVLLEMATFKQTGKCERLIATGCLAQRYKDDKDLLSTLPEVDAFIGTAACDQIVDVVENKQTKPLTLFPDPSTRAFQDSFEPRELITKDYAYIKVSEGCNRTCTYCIIPKLRGIQRSRPLDDICKEARDLVLRGVKEIILTAENTTDYGRDLEDDTGFEQVLRALASTVEKDHAWIRFLYTHPETITQPIIQAVKQHKNICSYYDVPVQHASSGILKKMGRPYTREDLYALFKTIRAIDPDAALRTTIIVGFPGETQEDFETLMTFIKDIRFDHLGVFTYSDSQDLKSHLLKNHVCAEIAKKRHDLIMAEQAKISESVNERYVGKTFEVLVEESPEQGVYIGRTMFQAPEVDGMTFIYADKLEIGTFVKVRITDAFEYDIAGEIA